The proteins below are encoded in one region of Methanobacterium aggregans:
- a CDS encoding sortase domain-containing protein — protein sequence MKKYLYSSLSIIVILFLVVYGSADNNVEKKHFSSNGISFDYPATWQSVEAESHVAAFKDPDSGSNVTISKQYMPSDYASNNNFTLNFSEAKDLGFKFVASENVTIDNTSAYKNSYEVTTKNSSISLEEVWVVKDGFLYSIIVKTPMNESSNTKFSLSSFLPGSEKVVSSEIVTDSFKIENSTNSTVSPFWGYVSIPSLGVNWGIRSDTVNALGSVYHYNESFYPGQDGVAGLLGHHTRFSAPFMNIDTLKTGDSVVITDLLSQKRYTYHVSSNGDIKWDFKTNPVNFTAGTPELKMVTCWPPGYSKAAYQTHCKLVSIEPL from the coding sequence TTGAAAAAGTATTTATATTCAAGTTTATCCATAATAGTTATTCTTTTCCTCGTAGTTTACGGGTCAGCGGATAATAATGTGGAAAAAAAACATTTTAGTAGTAATGGAATATCCTTTGATTATCCTGCCACCTGGCAGAGCGTTGAAGCTGAAAGCCATGTGGCTGCATTCAAAGATCCAGATTCTGGTTCAAACGTAACCATCAGTAAACAGTACATGCCTTCAGATTATGCTTCAAACAATAATTTTACCCTGAATTTCAGTGAAGCTAAAGACTTGGGTTTTAAATTTGTAGCATCTGAGAACGTCACCATTGATAATACAAGTGCCTATAAGAATAGTTACGAAGTTACCACCAAAAACTCTTCAATTTCCCTTGAGGAAGTTTGGGTTGTGAAAGATGGCTTCTTGTACAGCATAATAGTAAAAACCCCTATGAATGAATCAAGTAACACAAAATTCAGTTTAAGTTCATTTTTACCAGGCTCTGAAAAAGTTGTGTCTTCTGAGATAGTGACTGACAGTTTTAAAATAGAAAATTCAACCAATTCAACAGTTTCACCATTCTGGGGCTACGTTTCAATACCAAGTCTTGGTGTGAACTGGGGAATACGTTCAGACACAGTTAATGCCTTGGGTTCAGTTTACCACTACAACGAAAGTTTTTATCCAGGTCAAGATGGTGTTGCGGGTCTTTTAGGACACCACACCCGATTTTCAGCACCATTCATGAACATTGATACCTTGAAAACTGGAGACAGTGTTGTGATAACTGACTTGCTGAGCCAGAAACGTTACACTTACCATGTTTCATCCAATGGAGATATAAAATGGGATTTTAAGACAAACCCCGTGAATTTCACTGCAGGTACTCCTGAATTAAAAATGGTAACCTGCTGGCCACCAGGATACAGTAAAGCTGCTTATCAGACCCACTGTAAACTCGTTTCAATAGAACCACTCTGA
- a CDS encoding DNA polymerase domain-containing protein: protein MNKQILERVNEFLGDVNKNLPEGMELEYEGFYERGFFVTKKRYALIENNNITVKGLELVRRDWAPVAKKTQEKVMRAILEEGSPQKAAKIIKDIIDEIKEGKIPLEDLVIHTQLTKKPENYVQKAPHVMAARKAIERGRTVGPGSIIRYVVVKGKEPISRRAEPIEDVDVANYDPNYYIENQVLPAVSRIINSIGYSEEEIMQKEKQSSLDAFF from the coding sequence TTGAATAAACAGATTTTAGAACGGGTGAACGAGTTCCTTGGGGATGTCAATAAAAACCTCCCTGAAGGAATGGAACTCGAATATGAGGGGTTCTACGAGAGGGGTTTCTTTGTAACCAAAAAAAGATACGCTCTCATAGAAAACAACAACATAACAGTGAAAGGTTTGGAACTTGTAAGGCGTGACTGGGCCCCTGTAGCCAAAAAGACTCAGGAAAAGGTCATGAGAGCCATACTTGAGGAAGGTTCCCCTCAAAAAGCCGCTAAAATCATTAAAGATATTATTGACGAGATAAAAGAGGGGAAAATTCCCCTGGAAGATCTTGTTATACACACCCAGCTTACAAAAAAACCAGAAAACTACGTTCAAAAGGCACCCCATGTAATGGCTGCCAGAAAAGCAATTGAACGCGGAAGAACTGTTGGACCAGGATCAATCATCCGTTACGTTGTTGTTAAGGGCAAAGAACCTATTAGCAGACGTGCGGAACCAATAGAAGATGTAGATGTTGCAAACTACGATCCAAACTACTACATAGAGAACCAGGTTTTACCTGCAGTTTCACGTATAATCAATTCCATTGGTTATTCTGAAGAAGAAATAATGCAGAAAGAAAAACAAAGCAGTCTGGATGCATTTTTCTAG
- a CDS encoding TatD family hydrolase yields the protein MMDIHCHVDFKEYNKNREEVMKRSKEKLTGIINSGASLGGNRRTLKLLEEYPRFVHVSLGFHPVNASKADSSIIEQAFNEIEENIDGAVAIGESGLDFYEVTDEEGRRRQQKVFSSFIEMAVEYELPIVLHVRNAERQALDIVKKHSSIPDVVFHCYGGDLETAQKIVEEGYHLSFSTILSFSDHHKKLVEDIPLSNILTETDSPYLSPFKGQRNEPAFVEEVVKTLAHVKSVSVREVDRVTEKNARKIFGI from the coding sequence ATGATGGACATACACTGCCATGTTGATTTTAAGGAGTACAATAAAAACCGGGAAGAAGTGATGAAAAGGTCCAAGGAAAAATTAACGGGTATCATCAATTCTGGAGCTAGTTTAGGTGGAAACAGACGAACATTAAAATTATTAGAAGAATATCCTAGATTTGTTCATGTAAGTCTTGGATTTCACCCTGTTAATGCATCGAAGGCAGATTCAAGTATAATAGAACAGGCCTTTAATGAGATCGAAGAGAACATAGATGGAGCCGTTGCAATAGGGGAAAGTGGTCTGGACTTTTATGAAGTAACAGATGAAGAAGGAAGGCGCAGGCAGCAAAAAGTTTTCTCATCATTCATAGAAATGGCAGTTGAATATGAGCTGCCCATTGTACTCCATGTAAGAAATGCAGAAAGACAGGCACTGGACATAGTAAAGAAACACTCATCAATTCCAGACGTTGTATTTCACTGCTATGGTGGAGACCTTGAAACAGCACAGAAAATAGTTGAGGAAGGTTACCACCTCTCATTTTCAACCATACTCTCCTTTTCAGACCATCACAAGAAGCTTGTGGAGGATATACCCTTATCAAATATCCTGACAGAAACTGACAGCCCATATCTATCCCCTTTTAAGGGGCAGAGGAATGAGCCGGCATTCGTTGAAGAAGTTGTGAAAACGCTTGCCCATGTGAAATCAGTTTCAGTCCGTGAAGTTGACAGGGTAACAGAGAAGAATGCAAGAAAGATATTTGGGATTTAA
- a CDS encoding cobalt-precorrin-8 methylmutase yields the protein MFMGASTKQGYDIAEKSREIVKSLIDDKTGHLTSKERAIVERIVHSTADPEYAEITRISGNFVQESLKSIRNEEDILTDINMVKVGINRYKGKVKCYIKDEKAVKIAKEYGITRASAAMRVAALEGFEGIVAIGNAPTALLEVLDLVQKGEMDVKSVIGVPVGFVGAAESKKALQETELPYLATEGPKGGTPVAVAAVNALINLDLGKV from the coding sequence ATGTTCATGGGTGCGTCAACAAAACAGGGCTATGATATAGCAGAAAAAAGTAGGGAAATAGTAAAATCACTTATAGATGATAAAACTGGTCATTTAACCTCGAAAGAGAGGGCTATTGTTGAGAGAATAGTTCATTCAACAGCAGACCCGGAATATGCAGAAATAACCAGAATAAGTGGTAATTTTGTCCAGGAAAGTTTGAAATCCATCAGAAATGAGGAGGATATTCTCACAGACATAAACATGGTTAAAGTGGGAATAAACAGGTACAAAGGCAAGGTTAAATGCTACATAAAAGATGAAAAGGCAGTTAAAATTGCAAAAGAATATGGAATAACTCGTGCATCAGCTGCAATGAGGGTGGCAGCACTTGAAGGATTTGAAGGCATTGTTGCAATTGGAAACGCTCCAACGGCATTATTGGAGGTTTTAGATCTTGTCCAAAAAGGGGAAATGGATGTAAAATCTGTAATTGGAGTTCCAGTAGGATTTGTAGGTGCTGCTGAATCTAAAAAAGCACTTCAAGAAACAGAACTGCCCTACTTAGCAACAGAAGGTCCTAAAGGCGGCACGCCTGTTGCAGTAGCTGCAGTAAATGCCCTTATTAATCTTGATCTTGGCAAGGTATGA
- a CDS encoding carboxymuconolactone decarboxylase family protein: protein MSDKNYEEGLKNIEKIHPNASKALMENLKDVAPDLGKFVIEFPYGQIYNRPGLDLKTREIATVAALTAMGNAKEQLKDHIHGALNVGCTQEEIVEVIIQMVAYAGFPSAINGIEAAKEVFNENKKEE, encoded by the coding sequence ATGAGTGATAAGAACTACGAAGAAGGATTAAAAAACATTGAAAAAATTCATCCCAATGCCAGTAAAGCTCTTATGGAAAATCTGAAGGATGTGGCCCCTGATCTTGGAAAATTCGTGATTGAATTCCCATACGGCCAGATATACAACCGTCCAGGCCTTGACCTTAAAACCAGGGAGATAGCAACTGTTGCAGCACTCACAGCCATGGGGAATGCTAAAGAACAGCTTAAAGACCATATCCATGGTGCACTCAATGTGGGATGCACCCAAGAAGAGATCGTTGAAGTTATAATTCAGATGGTTGCATATGCTGGTTTTCCCTCAGCAATAAACGGTATAGAAGCAGCAAAAGAAGTTTTTAATGAAAATAAGAAAGAGGAATAA
- the hypE gene encoding hydrogenase expression/formation protein HypE: MNSMKISMSHGAGGEVMQGLISDIILGNINNKQVNGGVGLDDLDDGATIPFGDYEIVISTDSHTVNPIFFPGGDIGKISIAGTVNDVSVMGAKPLAIANAMVVSEGFSGEDFERIIKSMDEVCREVDVAIITGDTKVMENDKLDNIVISTTGIGIAKKGQITRDSNLEVGNKIILTGSVGDHGISLMSYREGFGFETDLKSDVAPVWSMVEAALEVGGVKAMKDPTRGGIANALNELAEKSGVGMLLDEEKIPIKKEVHAASEMLGIDPYEVANEGKVIMGVEADKADEILQAVRKTKYGVDAQIIGEVTNDKHVILETALGGKRILEAPIADPVPRVC; this comes from the coding sequence GTGAATTCTATGAAAATCAGCATGTCACATGGAGCAGGTGGAGAGGTCATGCAGGGCCTCATATCAGATATAATACTTGGAAATATCAATAATAAACAGGTTAATGGTGGAGTAGGGCTTGATGACCTTGATGATGGTGCAACAATACCCTTTGGAGACTATGAAATTGTTATAAGCACAGACAGCCACACCGTGAACCCGATCTTCTTCCCTGGAGGGGATATAGGTAAAATATCCATAGCTGGAACTGTTAATGATGTTTCTGTAATGGGTGCAAAGCCCCTTGCAATAGCAAATGCCATGGTGGTGAGTGAAGGATTCTCAGGGGAGGATTTTGAACGAATAATAAAATCCATGGATGAAGTCTGCAGAGAAGTGGATGTAGCAATAATAACTGGGGACACAAAGGTAATGGAGAATGACAAGCTGGACAACATAGTCATATCCACCACAGGAATAGGTATAGCTAAAAAGGGTCAGATCACAAGGGATTCTAACCTTGAAGTGGGAAACAAGATCATACTCACAGGCAGTGTTGGAGACCATGGGATCTCTTTAATGTCATACAGAGAAGGTTTTGGATTTGAAACAGACCTAAAATCTGATGTTGCACCAGTATGGAGTATGGTTGAAGCTGCCCTTGAAGTTGGTGGCGTTAAGGCAATGAAAGACCCAACAAGGGGCGGAATAGCCAATGCACTCAATGAACTGGCTGAAAAATCAGGTGTGGGAATGCTCTTGGATGAAGAGAAGATTCCAATCAAAAAAGAGGTTCATGCTGCATCTGAAATGCTTGGAATAGACCCTTACGAAGTTGCAAATGAGGGTAAAGTTATAATGGGTGTTGAAGCTGACAAAGCAGATGAAATACTTCAAGCTGTGCGCAAAACCAAGTATGGAGTAGATGCCCAGATAATTGGTGAAGTTACAAACGACAAACACGTTATCCTTGAAACAGCCCTTGGCGGTAAGAGGATACTTGAAGCACCAATAGCTGACCCTGTTCCAAGGGTCTGCTGA
- the hemL gene encoding glutamate-1-semialdehyde 2,1-aminomutase has protein sequence MISEDLFKEAKKFLPGGVDSPVRAYKPYPFFAERAEGSRIYDVDGKNYIDYCLAYGPLVLGHADPTIIEAVSKQLKKGTAYGVPTENEIKLAKQVVNRVPCADMVRFMNSGTEATMSAIRLARAATSRNKIIKFEGSYHGAHDYVLVKSGSGAAGLPDSPGVPEDTTKNTVLVPFNNEEALTKLIESDNDEIAAIIVEPVMGNIGCIPPKKGYLEFLRKITAENDIILIFDEVITGFRIAEGGSQEYFGVTPDLVTFGKILGGGFPMGALAGKRELMEMIAPSGNVYQAGTFNGNPISIKAGLTMLKQLDSSFYNSMDSKGQNLRKGLSDLLEGNGLNFHVAGLSSMFQIYFKEGDVMDYKDAKAADTRGFTAYFHKLLEGGVFIPPSQFECCFLSRAHSDEDIQITLEKVDEALKVVKK, from the coding sequence ATGATTTCAGAGGACTTGTTCAAAGAAGCTAAAAAATTCCTTCCAGGAGGGGTGGATTCACCTGTAAGGGCCTACAAACCCTACCCCTTCTTTGCAGAAAGGGCAGAAGGTTCCAGGATCTATGATGTTGATGGAAAAAACTACATAGATTACTGCCTTGCCTACGGTCCCCTTGTTCTTGGCCATGCAGACCCAACCATCATTGAAGCAGTTTCAAAACAACTTAAAAAAGGAACAGCCTACGGTGTGCCGACAGAAAATGAAATAAAACTTGCAAAACAGGTTGTAAATCGAGTACCCTGTGCGGACATGGTTCGATTTATGAATTCCGGTACAGAAGCAACAATGAGTGCAATAAGACTTGCAAGGGCAGCTACAAGTAGAAATAAGATAATTAAGTTTGAAGGATCCTACCATGGGGCCCATGATTACGTTCTTGTAAAATCAGGTTCAGGTGCGGCAGGACTTCCAGATTCACCAGGAGTTCCAGAGGACACAACCAAAAACACAGTTCTTGTACCTTTTAATAATGAAGAAGCACTTACAAAGCTCATTGAATCAGATAATGATGAGATAGCTGCGATCATAGTGGAACCTGTAATGGGAAACATAGGATGCATACCTCCAAAAAAGGGTTACTTGGAGTTTTTACGGAAAATAACTGCTGAAAATGACATAATACTCATATTTGATGAAGTTATAACTGGTTTCAGAATAGCTGAGGGTGGTTCTCAGGAGTACTTTGGAGTAACACCAGACCTGGTGACCTTTGGAAAAATACTTGGAGGAGGATTTCCAATGGGTGCTCTTGCAGGTAAACGAGAATTAATGGAAATGATAGCACCTTCAGGAAATGTTTATCAAGCAGGAACATTCAATGGAAACCCAATTTCAATAAAAGCAGGGCTTACAATGTTAAAACAGCTTGATAGCAGTTTTTACAATTCAATGGACTCTAAGGGTCAGAATTTAAGGAAGGGACTCTCGGATCTTCTTGAAGGCAACGGCTTGAACTTCCATGTTGCAGGTTTAAGCTCCATGTTCCAGATATATTTCAAAGAAGGAGATGTTATGGATTATAAGGATGCAAAAGCTGCGGATACCCGGGGATTCACAGCTTACTTCCACAAACTCCTTGAAGGGGGCGTGTTCATACCCCCATCACAGTTCGAGTGCTGTTTCTTATCAAGGGCTCACAGTGATGAGGACATTCAGATAACACTGGAAAAGGTAGATGAAGCATTGAAAGTAGTTAAAAAATAG
- the uppS gene encoding polyprenyl diphosphate synthase: MSVLKPLYSMYEWYISRNLTPESMPKHVAIIMDGNRRFSKIQGNMKTIDGHKRGISTLERVLDWCVDLGIEIVTVYAFSIENFKRPEDEVEGLMRLFKENFEGIARNEKIHKNKVRIKAVGKLELLPDDVREAIQIAEDSTASYDKRLVNIAIGYDGRLEIVDAIKKIITDVEEGKLDPNCVDEKIVNSKLYTAGLDDPNLIIRTSGEERLSGFLLWQSSYSELYFCDSLWPELRKVDFLRALRSYQQRERRFGV, from the coding sequence ATGTCTGTTTTAAAACCACTTTACAGTATGTATGAATGGTACATCTCACGAAATCTTACACCTGAAAGCATGCCTAAACACGTGGCCATAATAATGGATGGAAATAGGCGTTTTTCAAAGATTCAAGGCAACATGAAAACAATTGACGGGCACAAAAGAGGTATAAGTACGCTGGAACGTGTTCTGGATTGGTGTGTTGATCTGGGAATAGAGATAGTAACTGTCTATGCGTTTTCAATTGAAAACTTCAAAAGACCTGAAGATGAGGTGGAAGGTTTAATGAGACTCTTCAAGGAAAATTTTGAAGGAATAGCCAGAAACGAGAAGATACATAAGAACAAAGTCAGAATAAAAGCTGTTGGCAAACTTGAACTTCTTCCCGATGATGTAAGGGAAGCAATACAGATAGCGGAAGATTCAACGGCATCATATGATAAAAGACTTGTTAATATTGCAATAGGTTATGATGGACGTCTGGAAATAGTTGATGCTATTAAGAAGATCATCACAGATGTTGAGGAAGGAAAGCTAGATCCAAATTGTGTGGATGAGAAAATTGTCAATTCAAAACTTTACACTGCAGGTTTGGATGATCCTAACCTCATAATACGAACAAGTGGAGAAGAAAGGTTGAGTGGATTCCTTCTATGGCAATCCTCATATTCTGAACTTTACTTCTGCGATAGTCTCTGGCCTGAACTTAGAAAAGTTGACTTTTTAAGGGCTTTAAGATCGTACCAGCAGAGAGAAAGACGTTTTGGAGTGTAG
- a CDS encoding ATP-binding protein → MSYYHDPKMEKIFEILKEPKSLEELHLPGVFVKDLILKIIANHNTVKTSRINEITGLHWDIIKESLTELEKDGFCAPVSGGFLFSSIEYSVTKKGREKSRTISEDNPYIGIAPVNYEDYYLIMETQIKNRYPIRIPHEVVENTFKEVVGVEYAKESLIESCIIGKGVFIYGQPGTGKTFILGKMPDLLPPLLIPKFIEFGGMVIQIYDPDFHKECEEQPEDPRWVKICAPFVLTGAELSLNKLETNYNPNKGVYETSPIIKANGGVLLIDDLGRQRDDHELILNRLIVPMENKKDVIYVRGIPVIFHSHFIPAFSTNLDISIMDEAHLRRAPLHIFLKTPKLGDVQEVFKRNLDAIGEKYDEEVLKRFVNVYDDTENGGEGLQPSFAHARDVAQICQAVRINRDKDVVDREVLDEALEKHVLIALQRMRIDIAQVMRKTRSFRVRTAQINEAYHALLKYGANKISYESESLIVDLDDSVTPVQLVEYLHNKGIEVDRIDLIAESEKELRRTILEYD, encoded by the coding sequence ATGAGTTACTATCATGACCCCAAAATGGAAAAAATATTTGAAATACTGAAAGAACCCAAGTCACTGGAAGAACTGCATCTTCCAGGGGTATTTGTGAAGGATCTGATCTTGAAGATCATAGCAAATCATAACACAGTTAAAACCAGCCGTATAAATGAGATCACAGGTTTACACTGGGATATAATTAAAGAGAGTTTAACAGAACTTGAAAAGGATGGTTTCTGTGCCCCAGTAAGTGGAGGATTTCTTTTTTCGAGTATTGAGTACAGTGTTACCAAAAAGGGAAGAGAAAAATCCAGAACAATTTCTGAAGACAATCCCTACATTGGCATAGCTCCTGTAAACTATGAGGATTACTACTTAATAATGGAAACCCAGATAAAGAATCGTTATCCAATTAGGATACCACATGAAGTTGTTGAAAATACTTTCAAAGAAGTTGTGGGCGTTGAATATGCAAAAGAATCCCTCATTGAATCATGCATAATTGGGAAGGGAGTTTTCATTTATGGACAACCTGGAACCGGTAAAACTTTCATTCTAGGTAAAATGCCAGATCTTCTACCGCCACTCCTGATTCCCAAGTTCATAGAATTTGGAGGTATGGTGATCCAGATATACGATCCTGACTTCCATAAGGAATGTGAGGAACAACCTGAAGATCCCCGTTGGGTTAAGATATGTGCTCCTTTTGTGCTTACAGGTGCTGAACTAAGTTTAAATAAGTTGGAAACCAACTACAACCCTAACAAAGGAGTCTATGAAACCTCACCCATAATAAAAGCTAACGGTGGAGTTTTATTAATAGATGACCTCGGAAGACAAAGGGATGACCATGAACTTATTCTGAATAGGCTCATTGTACCTATGGAGAATAAAAAGGATGTTATATATGTCAGGGGGATTCCAGTCATTTTTCACAGTCACTTCATACCTGCATTTTCAACCAACCTTGACATAAGCATAATGGACGAAGCACACCTCAGAAGAGCTCCACTTCACATATTCCTTAAAACACCAAAACTTGGTGATGTCCAGGAAGTTTTCAAACGAAATCTTGATGCTATTGGGGAAAAATATGATGAAGAGGTTCTGAAAAGATTTGTAAATGTTTATGATGATACTGAAAATGGTGGGGAAGGTCTTCAACCCAGCTTTGCCCATGCAAGGGACGTTGCACAGATATGTCAGGCTGTGAGAATAAACCGTGACAAAGATGTTGTTGACAGGGAAGTTCTTGATGAGGCCCTTGAAAAACATGTTTTAATAGCACTTCAAAGAATGAGAATTGATATTGCACAAGTTATGCGAAAAACACGGTCATTCCGTGTGCGAACAGCCCAAATAAACGAAGCTTATCATGCACTTTTAAAGTATGGGGCAAATAAAATTTCCTACGAATCAGAGTCCCTTATAGTGGATCTTGATGACAGCGTGACCCCTGTACAGCTCGTGGAGTACCTTCACAACAAGGGTATTGAAGTTGACAGAATAGATTTGATTGCAGAATCTGAAAAAGAACTGCGCAGAACAATTCTTGAGTATGATTGA
- the mtxX gene encoding methanogenesis marker protein Mmp4/MtxX yields MKVVAGLGQNRSVAEAAREMDFDVILTESEDELVDMLLNGEVDAGIRGSLSASKILTRLRDKYPKLSRASFLEIKGHKFLLTPVGIDEGDCVDEKVHLIEAGAKFLEDINIKPKIAVLSGGRAQDKDRSQKIHDSIQEGEIVTAITRDKYPVKHYFILIEDAVAENANLILAPDGISGNLIFRSLVLVGGVKSHGAVTLGIDEIFVDTSRSQKKEGYMSALEFAAYLAEMKRLKTH; encoded by the coding sequence ATGAAAGTTGTTGCAGGTCTCGGTCAAAACAGAAGTGTTGCTGAAGCAGCCCGTGAAATGGATTTTGATGTTATTTTAACAGAATCTGAGGATGAACTTGTTGATATGCTTTTGAATGGTGAAGTTGATGCTGGAATACGAGGATCCCTCAGTGCATCCAAGATTCTGACCCGTTTAAGGGATAAATATCCCAAACTTTCAAGGGCTTCTTTTTTAGAGATCAAAGGCCATAAATTCCTTTTAACCCCAGTTGGAATTGATGAAGGAGACTGTGTGGATGAAAAGGTCCACCTGATTGAGGCCGGTGCGAAATTTCTAGAGGATATTAATATAAAACCTAAAATAGCAGTTCTATCTGGTGGAAGGGCTCAGGATAAAGATAGAAGCCAGAAGATCCATGATTCAATCCAGGAAGGAGAGATTGTAACTGCAATCACAAGGGATAAATATCCTGTTAAACACTACTTCATATTGATAGAGGATGCAGTTGCAGAGAATGCAAATTTAATACTTGCTCCAGACGGCATATCAGGCAACCTAATATTCAGAAGTCTTGTTTTAGTTGGAGGAGTGAAAAGCCATGGGGCCGTAACCCTTGGAATTGATGAAATATTTGTCGACACATCCAGATCACAAAAAAAAGAAGGTTACATGAGTGCACTGGAATTTGCAGCTTACTTAGCAGAAATGAAAAGGTTAAAAACACATTGA
- a CDS encoding 30S ribosomal protein S8e produces the protein MAIWQGKSLRKATGARAKTNRNKRNSEFGRDPAETKIGDRKVKKIRTKGGNEKIRLTNTQTINVVDPKTSKVQVTEILNVVDNTANTHFVRRNIITKGAVVETSLGKAKVTSRPGQHGMVNGVLVE, from the coding sequence ATGGCAATATGGCAAGGAAAATCATTAAGAAAAGCAACAGGTGCACGTGCAAAAACCAACAGGAACAAGAGGAACTCTGAATTTGGAAGAGACCCTGCTGAAACCAAGATCGGAGACAGGAAAGTCAAAAAGATCAGAACCAAAGGTGGAAACGAAAAAATCAGGCTCACAAACACCCAAACAATCAACGTTGTGGACCCAAAAACCAGCAAGGTCCAGGTTACAGAGATACTCAATGTTGTGGACAACACTGCAAACACTCACTTTGTAAGGCGTAACATCATAACAAAAGGAGCTGTTGTTGAGACCAGTCTTGGAAAAGCTAAAGTAACATCCAGACCAGGCCAGCACGGCATGGTAAACGGTGTACTTGTTGAATAA
- a CDS encoding RDD family protein, translating to MQNFWGRRLVALIFDGIILTLIMWILSSLLYPLIMATSTFAVLNYWLLLAALMIMVYFTYMEGKHGTTLGKSLMSLQVETSTGEMTYKASFIRNLSKILWVPMILDLLLGFLFGDSNDRFLDQVSKTRVFKVEEVEKSVENAEESAS from the coding sequence ATGCAGAACTTCTGGGGAAGACGTTTAGTAGCTTTAATATTTGATGGAATAATTTTAACACTTATAATGTGGATACTAAGTTCCCTTTTATATCCTTTAATAATGGCAACCAGCACATTTGCAGTTTTAAATTACTGGCTTCTGTTGGCTGCTCTAATGATAATGGTGTACTTCACCTACATGGAAGGTAAACATGGCACTACTTTGGGTAAATCGTTAATGAGTCTTCAGGTAGAGACTTCAACGGGCGAAATGACTTATAAAGCCTCTTTTATTAGAAATTTATCCAAGATCCTTTGGGTCCCCATGATCCTGGATTTACTCCTTGGATTCCTCTTTGGAGATTCCAATGACAGGTTTTTGGATCAGGTTTCAAAGACAAGGGTTTTTAAGGTTGAAGAAGTGGAAAAATCAGTTGAAAATGCTGAGGAATCTGCATCATAA
- a CDS encoding TIGR02253 family HAD-type hydrolase → MIDAVFFDIDDTLYDTSGFAKLARKAALNSMIDAGLPMEQDEAYKLLREIIDEKGSNYDKHFNVLTKRVFGEEKPLLIALGMITYHNVKFALLRLFPNTTSSLIYLKGKGYPLGVISNGITIKQWEKLIRLGLHHFFEEVVTSQEAGVEKPDKEIFQLALERMGCEAERSIMIGNKFNEDIMGAINVGMSAILVNSELTDSERECITRENLNVEVINDLGEIKNIL, encoded by the coding sequence ATGATAGACGCTGTTTTTTTTGATATTGATGACACTCTCTACGATACTTCCGGCTTTGCAAAACTTGCAAGAAAGGCTGCACTAAACAGTATGATCGATGCAGGACTACCCATGGAACAGGATGAAGCCTACAAGCTTCTACGAGAAATAATAGATGAAAAGGGATCAAACTACGACAAACACTTTAATGTTTTAACAAAACGTGTTTTTGGAGAAGAAAAGCCCCTTTTAATAGCTCTGGGGATGATCACATATCACAACGTTAAATTTGCTCTTTTAAGATTGTTTCCTAACACCACATCCTCACTGATTTACCTGAAAGGCAAAGGCTACCCCCTGGGAGTTATTTCGAATGGAATAACCATTAAACAGTGGGAAAAACTTATAAGACTTGGTCTTCACCATTTCTTTGAGGAAGTTGTAACCTCACAGGAGGCAGGTGTTGAAAAACCAGACAAGGAAATATTCCAGCTTGCCCTTGAAAGGATGGGCTGTGAAGCTGAAAGATCCATTATGATTGGCAATAAATTCAACGAAGACATAATGGGTGCTATAAACGTGGGGATGTCTGCAATACTGGTTAATTCAGAACTAACAGATTCTGAAAGAGAATGCATAACCAGGGAAAATTTAAATGTGGAAGTTATAAATGATTTAGGGGAAATTAAAAACATATTGTAG
- a CDS encoding DUF5654 family protein, with protein sequence MKGEVNEVKGQVMQTIATLMTTAFGLIAALAWNETIKAFISQLFPTGSGLTGLVVYAILVTVIAVVATILIGRAIAKPAVQEVRIVE encoded by the coding sequence ATGAAAGGAGAAGTGAACGAAGTTAAGGGACAGGTAATGCAGACCATTGCAACTTTGATGACAACTGCTTTTGGATTGATAGCAGCACTCGCATGGAACGAAACTATCAAAGCATTTATAAGCCAATTATTCCCAACAGGAAGTGGATTAACTGGTCTGGTGGTTTACGCAATTCTGGTTACTGTAATAGCAGTTGTTGCAACCATATTGATTGGAAGGGCAATAGCAAAACCTGCAGTTCAGGAAGTTAGAATAGTAGAATAA